Genomic window (Oryzihumus leptocrescens):
TGTCCTGGGCTACGCGGTCGAGGACGGCCGAATCCCTCGCAACCCCGCGGTGGGCATCAAGATCGCGGGCACCAAGGGCACGCCGGGTCAGGCGCTCTCGCTGGCAGAGCTGAGGGTCTTCGTCGCGGCGCTGAAGCCGCCGCACCACGAGGTCGCCCTCGTGCTCGCCCTCGCAGGCCTGCGCTGGTCGGAGATCGCCGCCCTCGACGAGCGCGACGTGATCCGCGACGACGACGGCCGGCTGTTCCTGGCCATTCGGCGGCGCCACGTCCTCGACGAGGAGGGCAAGCGGGTCACCCTGCCAGGGACCAAGGGCGGCCGGTCGGTCACGCGGATGGTCCCGGTCCTCCCAGAGCTGGTGCCGATCATCGAGCGCCACCAGACCGGCCACCCCCACGCGCCGCTGTTCCCCTCGCCGCGCGGTGCCCGGCTCGACTCACGGCACTGGCGACGCGACGGCGGGTGGAAGGAGGCGTGCGAGCTCGTCGACCGCGTGGGCCTGCGCCCGCACGACCTGCGGCACACGGCCGCCACCGCGTGGCTGCGGATGACCGGCGACCTCAAGGCGGTCCAGTCCCTGATGGGTCACAGCACGGCGAGCATGACGCTGGACCTCTACGCGCACGTCCTCAACGACACCCTGACCCGGGCTGCGGACGTGATGGCCAAGGGGCTGGCGGAAGCGGCCGAGATCGACGGCCAGGGCACGCGCGAGCCCGGCCAGAACAGCGAGGGCTCGTAATGGGCTCGCGAGTGGCTCGAATCGTTCCGAGCGATGAGGTCGCAGGGAGCCTCAAACCGGCTCTGACCTGCGGAAACACAATGGTCGGGGTGACAGGATTTGAACCTGCGGCCTCTTCGTCCCGAACGAAGCGCGCTACCAAGCTGCGCCACACCCCGTGGCTGTCGTGCACCACCCGAGGGCAGCGAGAAGAGAGA
Coding sequences:
- a CDS encoding tyrosine-type recombinase/integrase, which produces MSIYKTPNGKAWRAFLKYRGHRDSRTFTRRQDAVRWLTEQKSEIDRGSWLDPSRGQIHSSDLFEKWLATRDVEGSTRRNDRALWHSYVDNRFGRVPVASISAPMVREWVAGLATKKGPAAPRTKRDALRVLRGVLGYAVEDGRIPRNPAVGIKIAGTKGTPGQALSLAELRVFVAALKPPHHEVALVLALAGLRWSEIAALDERDVIRDDDGRLFLAIRRRHVLDEEGKRVTLPGTKGGRSVTRMVPVLPELVPIIERHQTGHPHAPLFPSPRGARLDSRHWRRDGGWKEACELVDRVGLRPHDLRHTAATAWLRMTGDLKAVQSLMGHSTASMTLDLYAHVLNDTLTRAADVMAKGLAEAAEIDGQGTREPGQNSEGS